The Panicum virgatum strain AP13 chromosome 5K, P.virgatum_v5, whole genome shotgun sequence genome has a window encoding:
- the LOC120706267 gene encoding uncharacterized protein LOC120706267 → MDNIGIDHSSIHMPLPPEFPLLSDFAMDQSSIHMPLPPEFQLLPDFTMDQSSIHMPLPPEFPMLPNFTMDPAGIYNSTTDVSSLLAADVIPPSIAGMGIDTPQMNGASLGNSMAVAPQIPFYHRSNIGTIDASGFMAAPQGMPSLMVSQEGTGMSLDQTNAVEISSMVSIVPESTTTRDMDFLWRY, encoded by the coding sequence ATGGACaatattgggattgatcataGTAGCATCCACATGCCCTTGCCACCTGAATTTCCCTTGCTATCAGACTTCGCCATGGATCAGAGTAGCATTCACATGCCCCTCCCACCAGAATTTCAGCTGCTACCAGACTTCACCATGGATCAGAGTAGCATCCACATGCCCCTCCCACCAGAATTTCCCATGCTACCAAACTTCACCATGGACCCAGCGGGGATTTACAACTCCACCACCGACGTAAGCTCTTTGTTGGCGGCGGATGTGATTCCTCCTAGTATTGCAGGCATGGGCATCGACACACCTCAGATGAACGGTGCCTCACTTGGGAACTCAATGGCCGTTGCGCCACAGATACCCTTCTACCACCGGTCTAACATAGGAACAATAGATGCCAGCGGCTTCATGGCTGCACCGCAGGGCATGCCTTCGTTGATGGTGTCACAGGAGGGCACTGGGATGAGTCTTGATCAAACCAATGCCGTTGAGATATCATCTATGGTATCTATAGTCCCAGAATCTACGACCACCAGGGATATGGATTTCTTATGGAGGTACTAA
- the LOC120709682 gene encoding NAC domain-containing protein 100-like, whose translation MGDQHQQQEPQVMHVSGSLEMPPGFRFNPSDEEIITFYLTPKVQQRSFTCAAMGEVDLKRTEPWELPGKANIGEKDWYFFCQMDRKYQKGSRMNRATKDGFWKATGKDKEIYRVTTGVALPELIGMKKTLVFYTGRAPRGQKTSWIMHEYRLEGDDKLPYPAANSISTATMKSSSASKVVH comes from the exons ATGGGAGATCAGCATCAGCAACAAGAGCCACAGGTGATGCATGTCAGCGGCAGCCTTGAGATGCCTCCAGGGTTCCGCTTCAaccctagtgatgaggagatcatcACCTTCTACCTCACACCCAAAGTGCAGCAGAGGAGCTTCACCTGCGCTGCCATGGGGGAGGTCGACCTTAAAAGGACAGAGCCATGGGAACTGCCTG GCAAGGCGAATATAGGAGAGAAGGATTGGTACTTCTTCTGCCAGATGGACCGTAAGTACCAAAAGGGGTCGAGGATGAATCGGGCAACAAAGGATGGTTTCTGGAAGGCTACAGGCAAAGATAAGGAGATCTACAGGGTCACAACAGGAGTAGCATTGCCAGAGCTCATTGGTATGAAGAAGACGCTCGTCTTCTACACAGGAAGGGCTCCTAGGGGCCAAAAGACAAGCTGGATCATGCACGAGTATAGGCTCGAAGGCGACGATAAGCTCCCCTACCCTGCAGCCAACTCGATCTCCACCGCCACCATGAAATCTTCCTCTGCTTCTAAGGTGGTGCACTAG
- the LOC120706265 gene encoding uncharacterized protein LOC120706265 yields the protein MEPKTPVPDADAAAAAAAAQTLAAGELVWAKPYKPRRHCWWPARTLAACPATGSSAARGAEVRYFGQPAAAASGATPAPPPAQVRRFADPDADAMARGSTARGFLAAVEEAHARAVAALRAQLTCACVPPPPPREEGCAAVGVANLEPAEFLAALRAAALGARASPVGLVDRARLKSWARAFGEGWGPGGARHYPQRPLEDLVDKIDLDVPAGEDRDADDWLSQDDDMPLKRPEETPMQKKRSVTTVMKELDVGEDEDKSDSPGPVTSRKRLRKRSKYLSPPYTDLGVVVLPRKPVDSKASVPKAAEDDSKVLPLPDSIVVEDVLLLVRGVGKDPHHMVVFSEAAEGFLGLFRSSKFIEGGDNASYNAHECPVTHTFRNVSMDIAPGPVSDTHPVLEQDKRVSKRGRKKDGDGSGGSSIKRKKREKTSPAGTLGSGIPITPAVPIRQVKAEDTRTLTKAGSSAKGIDQDEKSKPSLFKCPNSATVPEAIKPGQEQVQENDKSVLEKPQAVGNTLPEETAKCNDAKLEATKSETNMQTVIVGGPVRNVQTETAESEANIHIDVSVQSVDADIPVGCVSKESTESEASIHRDKNVQGSVAVSERIFSKEATESEVDASTDKNVQSAVAGVPYTSISKEATKLEANIHVVENLGGAVRGPSPMHEDMAQSLDENKEPGSVEMRPVQQSYASLQALVPELLNKENTNGTDVVTPSHALKDECPKHEAPVQKVKLPAGAASNHSSGEVVNGTCLVPANPTPNKKKKKTAQDFYNPAAILVEFTPGVIVPSREELLATFGKYGYLIESQTEIVKAARNARVVFGKSTEAEAAYRDRELLGQFGAPFATVRLQYLPPIQLSVPSPSPSPSPLPSPSLASKPPLTDIRKNLEKMIAARHSALNKATSSDGLNPVPDKLLGDMHGLLAKVDRMLSKPSANTAP from the coding sequence ATGGAGCCCAAAACCCCAGTCCCCgacgcggacgcggcggcggcggcggcggcggcccaaaccctagccgccgggGAGCTCGTCTGGGCCAAGCCTTACAAGCCCCGCCGCCACTGCTGGTGGCCCGCGCGCACGCTCGCCGCCTGCCCCGCCAccggctcctccgccgcccgcggcgCGGAGGTCCGCTACTTCGgacaacccgccgccgccgcgtccggcgCGACGCCGGCCCCCCCTCCCGCGCAGGTCCGGCGCTTCGCGGACCCCGACGCCGACGCGATGGCCCGGGGCAGCACCGCGCGCGGCTTCCTCGCGGCCGTCGAGGAGGCCCACGCGCGCGCCGTTGCGGCCCTGCGCGCCCAGCTCACCTGCGCCTGcgtcccgcccccgccgcccagGGAGGAAggctgcgccgccgtcggggTCGCGAACCTGGAGCCCGCGGAGTTCCTCGCGGCGCTCCGGGCGGCCGCATTGGGCGCGCGCGCCTCCCCCGTCGGCCTGGTGGACCGCGCCAGGCTCAAGAGCTGGGCCCGCGCGTTCGGGGAAGGATGGGGTCCAGGTGGTGCGCGGCACTACCCGCAGCGCCCGCTCGAGGACCTTGTGGACAAGATCGATCTTGACGTGCCCGCCGGCGAAGATAGAGATGCTGATGATTGGCTCTCTCAGGACGACGACATGCCGTTGAAGAGACCAGAGGAGACACCAATGCAGAAGAAGCGCAGTGTCACCACAGTGATGAAGGAGTTGGATGTGGGGGAGGATGAGGACAAGAGTGACAGCCCTGGGCCTGTAACGTCCCGGAAGCGGTTGCGGAAGAGGAGTAAGTACCTCTCGCCTCCATACACCGACTTGGGTGTGGTTGTGCTTCCCCGTAAGCCAGTTGATTCGAAGGCATCGGTGCCCAAAGCCGCTGAAGATGACAGTAAGGTATTGCCATTGCCAGACAGCATTGTTGTAGAAGATGTCTTGCTGCTGGTGCGGGGCGTAGGGAAGGACCCCCACCATATGGTCGTTTTTTCAGAGGCTGCAGAGGGATTTCTCGGTTTATTTAGAAGCTCAAAATTCATAGAGGGTGGTGACAATGCATCTTATAATGCACATGAGTGTCCAGTGACGCATACCTTTAGAAATGTCAGCATGGATATTGCTCCAGGTCCGGTTTCTGATACACATCCTGTTCTTGAACAAGACAAGCGTGTGTCAAAGAGGGGCAGAAAAAAAGATGGAGATGGGAGTGGTGGCTCTTCCATCAAGAGGAAGAAGCGGGAGAAGACCTCTCCTGCTGGTACACTTGGCTCTGGTATACCAATTACCCCTGCGGTTCCTATCAGGCAAGTGAAAGCAGAAGATACAAGAACCCTAACGAAGGCAGGAAGCAGTGCAAAGGGTATAGATCAGGATGAGAAGAGCAAACCATCACTTTTCAAATGTCCTAATTCAGCTACAGTTCCTGAGGCAATAAAACCAGGGCAGGAGCAGGTCCAAGAGAATGATAAATCTGTTCTGGAAAAACCTCAAGCCGTGGGAAACACACTGCCTGAAGAGACCGCAAAATGCAATGATGCTAAATTGGAGGCAACAAAGTCAGAAACTAATATGCAAACTGTTATTGTAGGTGGGCCTGTCAGAAATGTTCAGACAGAAACAGCGGAATCAGAAGCTAATATTCACATAGATGTGAGTGTACAAAGTGTTGATGCAGACATCCCTGTCGGATGTGTTTCGAAGGAATCAACAGAGTCAGAAGCTAGTATACACAGGGACAAGAATGTGCAAGGCTCTGTTGCAGTTTCAGAAAGAATTTTTTCCAAGGAAGCAACAGAGTCAGAAGTTGATGCTAGCACAGATAAGAATGTGCAAAGTGCTGTTGCAGGTGTGCCTTACACAAGTATTTCAAAGGAAGCAACAAAGTTGGAAGCTAATATTCACGTAGTTGAGAATCTGGGAGGTGCTGTCAGAGGACCATCTCCTATGCATGAAGACATGGCCCAGTCCTTAGATGAAAATAAAGAGCCTGGAAGTGTAGAAATGCGTCCGGTCCAGCAATCTTATGCTTCTCTACAAGCCCTGGTGCCAGAATTGCTTAATAAAGAGAACACTAATGGCACAGATGTAGTCACTCCGAGTCATGCACTCAAAGATGAGTGTCCAAAGCATGAAGCACCTGTCCAGAAGGTGAAGCTACCTGCTGGAGCTGCATCAAATCATTCCTCTGGTGAAGTTGTGAATGGCACATGCCTTGTTCCTGCTAATCCTACTCCtaataaaaagaagaagaaaactgcACAGGACTTCTATAATCCAGCAGCCATTCTCGTGGAGTTCACACCTGGTGTCATTGTCCCTTCCAGAGAGGAGCTACTCGCCACGTTTGGCAAGTATGGCTACTTGATAGAGTCTCAGACTGAAATTGTAAAAGCTGCCCGCAATGCTCGTGTTGTGTTTGGGAAAAGCACTGAAGCTGAGGCAGCATACCGTGACCGAGAACTTCTTGGTCAGTTTGGGGCTCCGTTTGCTACAGTACGACTCCAGTATCTTCCTCCAATCCAGCTGAGTGTGCCTTCTCCATCTCCTTCACCGTCGCCTTTGCCTTCACCATCTCTTGCTTCGAAGCCTCCGCTCACAGATATCAGGAAGAACCTTGAGAAGATGATTGCAGCCCGTCATTCAGCTCTAAACAAGGCAACCTCATCAGATGGGCTAAATCCTGTCCCAGATAAGCTTCTCGGGGACATGCACGGCCTTTTGGCAAAGGTTGACAGGATGCTTAGTAAACCATCTGCTAATACTGCTCCTTAG
- the LOC120706266 gene encoding cyclic nucleotide-gated cation channel beta-1-like: MADDQQLPAQRYWFPYWSAPPQPPPPPAPAPRPAVRPQLSRRDTRPAPPTSSPPVTPSPSRRQSHPQPAPAPAYKGAGGGAPSPPAQPQLTRLSSRPSPSPARAPPLSPIREPNASTAPASVPVPVAKEPKPAATPRPTAHEVPKKKDIIIPQEKTIRELPADSKTHSKAVEKEQKKEKDKQKEEEEKEKKEKEKEKEKEKEKKEHKEKEKEKEQDKTEKERKEKKEKDKEEIKSKEAAGKHGHGSKLHKELKSDVADMVHKLSTSAPSSGGGHRSPTSAAAGTTIITLAGENKGASMKIDGAAMADGKADSAARKEHRGRKLDDSVVAGGKDQAGSKGLTAFVNSNVQVINNSLVLQSSCSGGNPGVHLKLATKSKRKGDGGEEAGANRGSAAAPKK; encoded by the coding sequence ATGGCCGACGACCAGCAGCTGCCGGCGCAGCGGTACTGGTTCCCGTACTGGAGCGcgcccccgcagccgccgccgccgcccgcgcccgctcCTCGGCCGGCGGTCCGCCCGCAGCTGTCGAGGCGGGACACACGCCCGGCGCCCCCGACGTCGTCGCCTCCTGTAACGCCATCCCCGTCGCGGCGGCAGTCGCACCCtcagccggcgccggcgccggcatacAAAGGCGCTGGTGGTGGTGCCCCTTCTCCGCCGGCTCAGCCACAGCTGACGCGGCTGTCGAGCAGGCCGTCCCCATCGccggcccgcgcgccgccgctctcgcCCATCAGAGAGCCCAACGCTAGTACTGCTCCGGCGTCGGTTCCGGTACCTGTTGCCAAGGAGCCCAAGCCAGCTGCCACTCCTCGTCCTACTGCCCATGAAGTTCCCAAGAAAAAAGACATCATCATCCCGCAGGAGAAAACCATCCGTGAACTGCCTGCAGATTCCAAGACACACAGCAAGGCGGTAGAGAAGGagcagaaaaaggaaaaggataaacagaaggaggaggaagaaaaagagaagaaggaaaaggagaaggaaaaagaaaaggagaaagagaagaaggagcacaaggagaaggagaaagaaaaggagCAAGACAAGACGGAGAAGGAGCGCAAggagaaaaaagagaaggataaAGAAGAGATCAAAAGCAAAGAGGCAGCCGGCAAGCACGGCCACGGCAGCAAACTGCATAAGGAGCTCAAGTCAGACGTCGCGGACATGGTGCACAAGCTGAGCACCTCGGCGCCATCGTCCGGCGGCGGCCATAGAAGCCCTACCTCGGCTGCAGCAGGGACGACCATCATCACGCTGGCCGGCGAGAACAAGGGCGCGTCCATGAAGATAgacggcgccgccatggccgacggCAAGGCTGACTCGGCAGCCAGGAAGGAGCATCGCGGCCGCAAGCTCGATGACAGCGTCGTCGCTGGGGGGAAGGACCAGGCCGGGAGCAAGGGGCTGACAGCATTCGTCAACAGCAACGTGCAGGTGATCAACAACTCGCTGGTGTTGCAGAGCTCCTGCAGCGGCGGCAACCCGGGGGTGCACCTCAAGCTAGCCACCAAGTCCAAGAggaagggcgacggcggcgaggaagccgGAGCCAACCGTGGCTCTGCTGCTGCGCCGAAGAAATGA